The sequence below is a genomic window from Cedecea neteri.
GAACCTTATCCCAAATCGTTTTTTTATTAGGATTGTCAGTCATGCTTATTGATCCTCTGCGGCCGAGGCGGCCGGTGCTTCCGACGGCAGTACCGTGTTGTTATCCCCTAACATAACGTGGTCGAGGATCTGACGCATGATGGTCCCAACTGCCGGACCTGCGCCGCCGTTTTCCAGAATCATGGTCACGGCGTACTGTGGGTTGTCGTAAGGTGCGAAAGCCGTCATCAACTTGTGGTCGCGCAGACGTTCGGCAATTTTATGCGCGTTATAGGTTTCGTTGGCCTTCAGGCCAAAGACCTGTGCGGTACCGGATTTCGCCGCCACTTTGTAAGGCGCATTGGCGAAGTATTTGTGCGCGGTTCCGTTGGGTCGGTTGGCTACGCCATACATCCCGTCTTTGGCAATTTCCCAATAGCCAGAGTGGATGTCACCTACCGGCGCTTCAGTCGGCTGCTGCCAGGGAACCTGCTTGCCATTTTCCGTGGTGCTCATCAGCAGATGTGGAACGCGAACAATACCGTCGTTTATGAGGATCATCATCGCCTTACTCATCTGGATTGGCGTGGCCGTCCAGTAACCCTGGCCGATACCGACTGGGATAGTGTCACCCTGATACCACGGTTTTTTAAAGCGCTTCAGCTTCCACTCGCGCGTCGGCATGTTGCCCGCGCGCTCTTCGGAAAGGTCGATTCCCGTCAGGTGACCGTAGCCAAACTTGCTCATCCATTCGCCAATGCGGTCGATCCCCATGTCATAGGCGACCTGGTAGAAGAAGGTATCCGCCGATTCTTCCAGAGATTTTGTGACGTTCAGGCGGCCGTGGCCCCATTTTTTCCAGTCGCGGTAGCGTTTTTCCGAACCTGGCAATTGCCACCAACCTGGGTCAAACAGCGAGGTATTACGGGTGATCACTCCAGCGCTTAAGGCCGAGACGGCCATATAAGGCTTCACGGTAGAGGCTGGTGGATACACGCCCTGAGTCGCGCGGTTAATTAATGGCGTGTTCGGGTCGTTTAGCAGGCCCGAGTAGTCTTTGCTGGAGATACCGTCGACGAACAGGTTCGGGTTATAGCTTGGCATAGAAACCAGCGCCAGAATGCCGCCGGTACGCGGATCGGTAACGACCACCGCAGCACGGCTGCCAGCGAGCAGGGTTTCGATGTAGGTTTGCAGCTTCAGATCGAGGGTCAGATAAATATCATGCCCGGCCTGAGGCGGCACTTCTTTAAGCTGGCGGATGACGCGGCCACGGTTGTTAACCTCAACCTCTTCGTAGCCCGTTTGCCCGTGCAGCACATCTTCGTAATAGCGCTCTATACCGAGCTTGCCGATGTCGTGGGTCGAGGCGTAGTTAGCCAGCTTGCCTTCTTTATCCAGGCGCTCAACGTCTTTGTCGTTGATTTTAGAAACGTAGCCAATGACGTGGGTTAGCGCGGAGCCATAAGGATAGAAGCGGCGTTTGTAGCCTTTCACTTCCACACCTGGGAAGCGGTATTGGTTTACGGCGAAGCGGGCAACCTGAACTTCCGTCAGGTTAGTTTTGACCGCAATAGAGGTGAAGCGGTGCGAGCGGGCACGCTCTTTTTTGAAGTTCGCGATATCGTCATCGGTCAGGTCAACCACCGGGCGCAGCGCCTCCAGCGTATCCTGAACGTTATCGACTTTCTCCGGCATCATCTCGATTTGATAGATGGTGCGGTTCAGCGCCAGCGGGGTACCGTTACGATCGTAAATAATGCCGCGGCTGGGCGGAATGGGCACCAGCTTGATGCGGTTTTCATTGGACCGTGTCTGATAGTCGTTAAAGCGAACGATTTGCAGATTATAAAGATTGGCGATCAGAATGCCGGTAAGCAGCAAAATGCCGATAAAAGCGACCAGCGCCCGGCGCACAAAGAGCGCAGACTCAGCCGTATAGTCGCGAAAAGAATTCTGTAATTTCATTCGCTGCTTAGTATTACCCGCTCAGGTTTACTCACGATGGTAAGGGTGGTTGGTGGTAATGCTCCACGCCCGATAGAGACTTTCCGCCACCAGCACTCTGACCAGCGGATGAGGCATGGTTAGCGTGGAGAGCGACCAGCTTTGCTCGGCGGCGGCCTTGCAGGCTGGTGCTAATCCTTCGGGGCCACCGATTAACAGGCTGACATCGCGGCCATCCTGCTTCCAGCGTTCAAGCTGTGTGGCAAGCTGCGGGGTATCCCACGGTTGACCGGGAATATCCAGCGTCACAATTCGGTTACCTTTGCCCGCGGCGGCCAGCATCATCTCGCCCTCTTTTTCGAGGATACGTTTGATATCGGCATTTTTGCCGCGTTTTCCAGCCGGAATTTCTACCAGCTCAAAAGGCATGTCTTTCGGGAAGCGGCGCAGGTACTCGGTAAAGCCGGTCTGCACCCAGTCAGGCATTTTGGTTCCAACGGCCACCAGTTGCAGCTTCACCCGTTAGCTCCAGAGTTTTTCCAGTTCGTACAGCTGGCGGCTCTCTTCCTGCATGACGTGAACGATAATTTCGCCCAGATCGACAACAACCCAGTCGGAAGCGTTGATGCCTTTCACGCCCATCGGCGACAGGCCAACTTCACGAGAGGACTGCACAACGTGTTCAGCAATTGACATGACGTGTCGGTTAGATGTCCCGGTGCAGATAACCATGCAATCGGTGATGCTGGATTTGCCTTTAACATCAATTGCGATGATGTCCTGGGCTTTAAGGTCGTCGATTTTATCGACAATGAAATCCTGAAGTGCTTTACCCTGCAAGTGTTCCCCCTGAGAGAATGAGAGTGTTTGGTTTAGCCCGTAATAACCCTGGACCAGCAGGGCAGGCGGCTTTGGCTGAAAAATTGGCCGACCAGCGCGAATCGCGGGCTATCATCCCATTGCGCGCCGGAGTTTGCATTGCCATTTTTGTAAAACTATTTCAGAAAAGCCGGATTACGGGCAGGAAATTATGGCAGCGGAGCATAACAGCCTGAGAAGTGGTGTCAATGGCTGGCGTTCCCGGTAAATCATAATAGCGTAATCCAGCGCGCTTCACTGTTCTCCCCCTATAATTCAGACGAGCCCCAACGCTTAGCGATAAAGCCCGTGCTGGAGAATAAAAGTCAGTACGTCAGGCGGGAGTAGATCGTCGCAGGGCTGATTGCTCTCAAGCCGGTGGCGAATGGTGGTTGCGGAGATATCGTAGAGCGGCGTTGGGGCTAGAAAGACTTTCCCTGCTGGCAGCTGGTGTAGCGTTGCGACAGAATCCGTGACGTTTTGAGCGAGCCACCTTTGCTGTTCGGGCGTTTCCATGGTTAGTGGATAACCAGGCCGCTGGGTGACCAGCAGATGGCACAGCGTGAGCAGCGTTTCCCAGCGGTGCCAGCGGTGGAGGCTGAGCAATGAGTCCTGACCAATAATAAAGGCCAGCGGCTGTTGGGGCCCCAACTCGGCGCGAAGCTGCTCCAGCGTTTCCACGGTCCAGGACGGTGTCGACCGGGTCAGTTCCCTGTCATCCAACGTGAATAATGGGTTACCTGCTATTGCGAGCTTAATCATCTCTTTGCGCTGTGCGCTGCTCGCTTCCGGCTGCGGGCGATGCGGTGGCACATTATTGGGCATGATGGTGACGTTTTTGAGTTTCACCAGCCGGGCCAGCGCCTCAACGGATTTCAAATGACCATAATGGATAGGATCAAAGGTGCCGCCGTACAGCGCTAACAAAGAGGAATCAGGCATCAATAAAGATTTCCGGTAAGGCTTTATGGCAGATAAGCAGAGAGAGGCCTTCGAGTTCGTCCCAGACTGACTGCCCGTAGTCCTGCTTCAGCGTCAGTTCGATACGTGTCAGTAAACGAACGGCCTGATAAAGCTGCTCCGAAGAAACACGATTGAGCGCTTCAGTGACCAGCTGGCGGCGGTTTTGCCACACGCGTTGCTGATCGAACAGCGTCCGTAAGGGCGTCGTTGCCGACTGACGTTTGAGATTGACCAGTTGCAGCAGTTCCCGCTGCAGGGTTCGCAGCAGAATGACCGGCTCGCTGGCCTCCAGGCGAAGCTGCTGCAGTATATGCAGCGCTCGTTTGCTCTTTCCGGCGAGCAGAGCATCTACCCAGTGAAAAGGCGTGAAATGGGCTGCATCGTTTACGGCTTGCTCAACGCGAGGCAGCGTTAGCTTACCGTCCGTCCAGATTAGCGAGAGTCTTTCCAGTGCCTGCGAAAGCGCCAGCAAATTGCCCTCATAGCAGTAGCAGAGCAGCTGATTGGCAGCATCGTCCAGCGTCAGATTCATCTGTTTTGCACGCTGAGACACCCAGCGGGGCAGATTGGCCTGTTCTGGTGTCTGGCAGGTCACCAGCACCGAGCGGTTTGCCAGTTGGGTAAACCAGGCGGCATTTTCCTGCGCTTTCGTCAGTTTGTTGCCGCGAATCAGTAACAGAATATCGTCGTGAAGCAGGCTAACCAGCGTTTCTAGCTGAGCGTTAATGGCGGCGTTGGGGCCATTTTCCGGCAGCAGTAACAGCAGCGTCTGGCGGCTGGCAAATAGACTGAGAGCCTGGCAAATCGAAAACAGGGCCTGCCAGTCGGTGGAGACTTCTATCTGTACGGTGTGGTGTTCTTCAAAGCCATTTTGCTGGGCGTGTTTGCGAACGGCATCCTGGCTTTCCTGTAATAAGAGAGGATCGTTACCTAATAGCAGATACGCCGCGCGCAGCCCTTCATTGAGCTGCGCGTGGAGTTGTTCCGGATACACTCGGATCATTTGCTGACAGAGGTTGCCGGCAGAGTGGTGGACACACGGCCTGTCGGTTCGGCCGGTTTCACTGGGCTAACGGGCTTTTCCTCGTCTTTTGTTGCTGCAAGGTCGGCCGCGTGTACAGCCATCAGCTTGCGGACCAGCTGTTGGGCAATGTTGGTGTACATTTCTTTGATGAGCAGATCCTGCTCGGCGTCTTTTGCCAGGGCAGTCAGCGGGTTATCAAAGAATGAACGGTATGTCTTCGCACTGATCGGGTAAATATCGTGACCCGGGATCAGGACCTGAGCATTGACGGTCATGACCATCTGGTATTCCGCCGTCTGGCCGTTCTGGAACACTGAAGCCGTGTCCTGACCCAGGCCTAAAGCGCCTACGCGCAGGGAAGGAATATCCTTACGTACGCCAGTGCCGGTATCGTCAACAATCGTGACGCCGTTTAAGCGCAATTGTTTACGAATTTCACGCGTTAGCGGGCCGTTAGGATCGCCAGAGTTGAGGATCAGCGTCTTCATCTCTGAAGGAACCTGCGTGTTGCCACGCAGGTGAAAACCACATCCGGCGGTGACCAGCACCGCCAGGGTTACTAACAGGGTGATAAAGGGATGTCGCACGCTTCCTCCTGCGCTTAGCCCACAACCAGGTTGAGCAGTTTACCCGGAACGTAAATCACTTTACGTACGGTTACACCCTCAAGATATTTCGCGACCAGATGTTCCTGACCGGCGCGCTCGCGCACTTGTTCTTCAGTGGCATCGGCAGGCACGGTGACTTTACCGCGTACTTTACCGTTAACTTGAACCACGACCAGGCGAGAGTCTTCGACCATTGCCTGCTCATCAGCCTGTGGCCACGGTGCGTTATCCACATCACCTTCACCGCCCAGTGACTGCCACATATCGAAGCAAACGTGCGGGGTGAACGGATACAGCATACGTACAACGGCCAGCAGTGCTTCGTTCAGCAGGGCACGATCCTGTTCGCCGTCCTGCGGTGCTTTTGCCAGTTTGTTCATCAGCTCCATAATGGCAGCGATAGCGGTGTTGAAGGTCTGACGGCGGCCGATATCGTCGGTTACTTTAGCAATCGTTTTATGCACATCGCGACGCAGTGCTTTTTGATCTTCGCTCAGGGCAGCGATATCCAGCGCCGGCGCTGCACCACGGTTGGTGTGTTCGTAGACCAGTTTCCAGACGCGTTTCAGGAAGCGGTTGGCGCCTTCAACGCCGGATTCCTGCCACTCAAGCGTCATGTCTGCCGGTGAAGCAAACATCATAAATAGACGAACGGTATCTGCGCCGTAGCGTTCAACCATGACCTGCGGGTCGATGCCGTTGTTTTTCGACTTCGACATTTTGCTCATGCCAGCATAGACCAGTTCGCGACCTTCTGCGTCACGGGCTTTGACGATGCGGCCTTTATCATCGCGCTCAACAATAGCGTCGACCGGAGAAACCCAGTTACGCTCGCCGTTAACGCCGGTGTAATAGAAGGCGTCCGCCAGCACCATACCCTGGCAAAGTAGCTGTTTGGCCGGTTCGTCGGAAGTCACCATGCCTGCATCGCGCATCAGCTTATGGAAGAAGCGGAAGTAGAGCAGGTGCATGATGGCGTGTTCAATCCCGCCGATGTAAATATCCACTGGCAGCCAGTAGTTGGCAGCTTTGGAATCCAGCATGCCTTTGTCGTACTGCGGGCAGGTGTAGCGGGCGTAGTACCAGGAAGACTCCATAAAGGTGTCGAAGGTGTCGGTTTCACGCAGCGCAGGCATCCCGTTAACGGTGGTTTTCGCCCACTCAGGATCGGCTTTAATTGGGCTGGTGATGCCGTCCATGACCACGTCTTCCGGCAGGATAACAGGCAGTTGATCTTCCGGGGTTGGCATCACGGTGCCGTCTTCCAGGGTGACCATTGGGATTGGTGCGCCCCAGTAACGCTGACGGGAAACGCCCCAGTCGCGCAGACGGAAGTTCACTTTACGCTCGCCCACGCCTTTAGCAGCCAGCTTATCGGCAATGGCGTTGAACGCCTGCTGGAAGTCCAGACCGTCGAATTCACCGGAGTTGAACAGCGCCCCTTTTTCGGTCATTGCAGAGGCGGAAAGATCCGGCTCGCTGCCGTCGGCATTCAGAATGACTGGCTTAATCTGCAGGCTGTATTTTGTGGCGAATTCCCAGTCACGCTGATCGTGACCTGGAACAGCCATCACGGCACCGGTGCCGTATTCCATCAGCACGAAGTTGGCCACCCAAACCGGAACGCTTTCGCCGGTCAGTGGATGAATGGCGTTAATGCCGGTGGCGACGCCTTTCTTCTCCATGGTTGCCATGTCGGCTTCGGCCACTTTGGTGTTGCGGCATTCTTCAATGAATTCGGCAAGGGTAGGATTATTGACTGCAGCCTGCTGCGCCAGAGGATGACCGGCGGCAACGGCCAGATAAGTCACACCCATGAAGGTATCAGGGCGGGTGGTATAAACGGTCAGCTTCTCGGCGCTGTTTTCCACGTCGAAGGTGATTTCCACGCCTTCAGAGCGGCCAATCCAGTTGCGCTGCATGGTTTTAACCTGATCCGGCCAGTGATCCAGCGTATCCAGGTCGTTCAGCAGTTCGTCAGCGTAGGCGGTAATTTTGATGAACCACTGTGGGATCTCTTTGCGCTCAACTTTGGTGTCGCAGCGCCAGCAGCAGCCGTCGATAACCTGCTCGTTTGCCAGTACGGTCTGATCGTTCGGGCACCAGTTCACCGCGGAGGTTTTTTTGTAAACCAGACCTTTGTTGTACAGCTGAGTGAAGAACTGCTGTTCCCAGCGGTAGTATTCAGGCGTACAGGTAGCCAGTTCACGGCTCCAGTCGTAGCCGAAGCCCAGCGTTTTCAGCTGGTTCTTCATGTAATTGATGTTGTCGTAGGTCCACGGGGCTGGCGCGGTGTTGTTTTTTACCGCGGCGCCTTCAGCCGGTAGGCCGAAAGCATCCCAGCCGATCGGCTGCAGGACGTTTTTACCCAGCATACGCTGGTAGCGTGCGATAACGTCGCCGATGGTGTAGTTACGGACGTGGCCCATATGTAGTCGGCCGGAAGGATAGGGCAACATGGAGAGGCAGTAGTATTTCTCTTTGCCTTCGTCTTCGGTCACTTCAAAAGTACGGTTCTCTTGCCAGTGTTGCTGGACGTTGGATTCTATCTCTTCCGGGCGGTATTGCTCTTGCATGGCAGCCAGTAGTCCTGTTTATGAAAGACGGCTACGAAACGTAGCCTTTAATGAATTCGAGTTTAGATCGTCATAGCATAGCCGATTCGACAGCGGCAAAACAGCCTTTCAACGCCCTCAGTGACCATTTCACCGTTCTGTAACGCTTGCAGTTTTTTACCCAGGGTGTGGCTAATCTAACAAAGCGTGGGCGGATTAACGTCTACTATTAGAATCAGTTACCACGCCGCGAATGCGGGAATCCTTCAAGGAGGCAGGCTAACGATGAACAAGGTTGCTCAATTTTATCGGGAACTGGTCGAATCGCTAAGTGAACGGCTACGCAAGGGGGAGCGCGATATTGATGCGCTGGTTGCCAGCGCCCGTAAGCAGATGAATGATACAGGCGAGCTGACCCGAACGGAGATAGAGGAGGTAACGCGTGCGGTGCGCCGTGACCTTGAAGAATTTGCTCGTAGCTACGGGGAAAGTCAGGAAGAGTTCACCGACAGCGTTTTTATGCGGGTGATTAAAGAGAGTTTATGGCAGGAACTGGCGGACATTACCGACAAAACGCAGCTTGAGTGGCGGGAAGTGTTTAAAGATCTCAGCCATCACGGGGTGTATCACAGCGGGGAAGTTGTTGGGTTAGGCAATTTGGTGTGTGAAAACTGTCATCACCATATTGCGATTTACACGCCTGATGTGCTGCCGGTTTGCCCAAAATGCGGTCATAATCAGTTTCATCGGCGGCCGTTTGAGCCTTAAAAAAAAGCCTTCCGCAGGGAAGGCTTTTTACTGTGACGCGTCCTTCTTAGTGCAGGATTTTTGCCAGGAAGTCTTTGGCACGTTCAGACTGAGGATTATTGAAGAAGTCGTCTTTGTTTGAGTCTTCGACAATTTTCCCTTCATCCATAAAGATCACGCGGTTAGCCACTTTGCGGGCAAAGCCCATTTCGTGGGTCACCACCATCATGGTCATGCCTTCATTGGCCAGCTCAACCATCACGTCCAGTACTTCGTTGATCATTTCCGGGTCGAGCGCTGAGGTTGGTTCGTCAAACAGCATTGCGATAGGATCCATACACAGGGCGCGGGCGATCGCCACACGCTGCTGCTGGCCGCCGGAAAGCTGCGCTGGATATTTATCGGCATGGGCGGCGAGCCCTACGCGCTCGAGTAATTTTAACCCTTTGGCGCGGGAAGCCGCTTTGTCACGCTTCAGCACTTTGACCTGGGCAAGCGTCAGGTTTTCGATAATCGACAGGTGAGGGAACAGCTCGAAGTGCTGGAACACCATGCCAACGTGGGAGCGGAGCTGCGCCAGATTGGTTTTCTTATCGTTCACCTGGGTGCCGTTCACCAGGATTTCGCCTTTTTGTACGGGCTCAAGGCCATTGACGGTTTTAATCAGCGTGGATTTGCCGGAGCCGGAAGGCCCGCACACGACGACAACTTCGCCTTTCTTCACTTCGGTGGAGCACTCGGTCAGCACCTGAAAGTGACCATACCATTTAGAAACATTTTTCAGGGTAATCATTACACAGTCCTTTTCTTCAAGTAGCTGACCAACAGCGATGCACTGAGGCTAATCACAAAATAGACCAGGCCGGCAAACAGGATCATTTCGACCTGCGTACCGTCACGCTCGCCGATGGTGGAGGCGGTGCGGAAGAAGTCTGCCAGGCTTAAAACGTACACCAGCGAGGTATCCTGGAACAAAACGATGCCCTGGGTTAACAGCAGCGGCACCATTGCGCGGAAGGCCTGCGGCAGAATAATCAGTTTCATCGACTGCCAGTGGGTCATACCCAGCGCCAGGGCGGCATTTGACTGCCCTCTGGAAATACTCTGAATACCGGCGCGAATGATTTCTGAATAGTAGGCGGCTTCAAACATGGAGAAGGCGACCATCGCGGAAATCAGGCGAATATCTGTCTTTGGCGACAGGCCAAGCACCGACTGCAGGAAGCCTGGCACCACCAGATAGAACCAAAGCAGTACCATCACCAGCGGCACAGAGCGGAAAACGTTCACGTAAGCGGTAGCAAACCACGCGATCGGTTTGAAGCTCGACAGGCGCATGACGGCCAGCAGCGTGCCCCAGACAATACCGATCACCACCGCGGTAACGGTGATTTTGAGCGTAATGACCAGCCCCTGCATTAAGTAAGGCAGGGCAGGTAGAATAGAACTCCAGTCAAGATCGAGCATTATTTGCCCCCCATATTGCCAGGCAGGCGAATTTTACGTTCTACCACATACATCACGCCCATGATGACGGCGTTGATCAGTACATAGGCAAGGGTAATCGCCGTAAAGGACTCATAGGCGTGTGCCGAGTAATCCAGCAGCTTGCCAGCCTGTGCCGCCATATCCACCAGACCAATAGTTGAAGCGATGGCCGAGTTCTTCACCAGGTTCATCATTTCGGAGGTCATTGGTGGCACGATGACGCGATAGGCATTAGGCAACAGCACGTAGCGATAGGCCTGAGGCAGCGTCAGCCCCATTGCCAGAGCCGCATTCTTCTGGCCGCGAGGCAGAGATTGAATTGCGGCACGTACCTGTTCGCAGACGCGAGCGGCGGTAAACAGCCCGAGGCAAATCATTGACGAGAGGAAGAACTGAATATTGGGATCCAGCTCGGACTTAAACCACATGCCAATGTTTTCCGGCAGCAGTTCAGGCACCACCAGATACCAGGTAAAGAATTGGACGATCAGGGGAACGTTGCGAAAGAGTTCAACGTAGAGCGTACCTAGCCCGGACAGGAATTTGTTAGGGACCGTACGCAAAATACCAAACAGAGACCCCACCAGAAAAGCAATGATCCATGCGGTTATTGACAGGGCGACGGTGACCTGGAAGCCATTCCAAATCCAGCCCAGATAGGTTGTGTTGCCGAACGGGGCGGGCTGTAAAAAGATTCCCCAGTTCCAGTCTATAGACATAACTTACTCCGAGATAAAAAAAAGAGGGTAGCGCAGGCTACCCTCGAAGATTGATGAGAAGCCGGTGCCTTGAAGCAGATCTTTGTCTGCGTTTTTCGGCACCTTCACGCTGGTGGGGGAACGACCCACCAACGCATAGTCTGTCCTGGCTTCAGTTCGTCAATCGGGAGGGCGGATTTTTCCGGCCCCTGTGTTTCTAATTAGTTGAGAGCTTTGTCGTTTGGTTCCTTGAACAGCGCTTTCATTTCGTCAGAAAGATCGAAGTTCATGTTGAGGTTTTTCGGTGGAATTGGCTGTTTAAACCACTTATCAAACCATTTCGCGGCTTCACCGGAGGTTTGCGCCTGCGCGATGGTGGTATCCATCAGCTTTTTAAACTCTGGGTCATCTTTACGCAGCATACAGCCGTAGGCTTCCTGGGACTGCGGCTTGCCGACGATCTCCCAGTTATCCGGCTGTTTAGCTTTCGCACGTTCACCGGCCAGCAGGGCATCATCCATCATAAAGGCAACGGCACGGCCGCTTTCCAGGGTACGGAAGGAGTCACCGTGGTCTTTGGCGCTGATAATACGCATGCCCATTTTCTGCTCGTCGTTCAGCTTGTTGAGCAGGATTTCGGAGGTGGTGCCGGAGGTCACAACAACAGTTTTCCCTTTCAGGTCAGGGAAGTCTTTAATTGGGCCGCCTTTTTTCACCAGCAAACGGGTGCCGACAACGAAGATGGTGTCGGAGAAGGCGGCTTGTTTTTGACGCTCTACGTTGTTGGTGGTGGAACCACATTCAAAATCGAAAGTGCCGTTTTGCAGCAGCGGAATACGGTTCTGAGAGGTGATTGGAATGAGTTTTACCTGCAGGTCAGGCTTGTTCAGCTGCTTTTTCACCGCTTCTACGATGGCGTTAGAGTAGTCCTGAGAGTAGCCAACCACTTTCTGCTGATTGTCGTAGTAAGAGAAAGGTACAGATGATTCACGGTGGCCGACCACGATAACGCCGTTGGCTTTGATTTTATCCAGCGTTGACTGCTGAGGCGTCG
It includes:
- a CDS encoding amino acid ABC transporter permease, whose amino-acid sequence is MSIDWNWGIFLQPAPFGNTTYLGWIWNGFQVTVALSITAWIIAFLVGSLFGILRTVPNKFLSGLGTLYVELFRNVPLIVQFFTWYLVVPELLPENIGMWFKSELDPNIQFFLSSMICLGLFTAARVCEQVRAAIQSLPRGQKNAALAMGLTLPQAYRYVLLPNAYRVIVPPMTSEMMNLVKNSAIASTIGLVDMAAQAGKLLDYSAHAYESFTAITLAYVLINAVIMGVMYVVERKIRLPGNMGGK
- a CDS encoding amino acid ABC transporter substrate-binding protein, whose amino-acid sequence is MQLRKLATAMLVMGMSATMVHAEDATPQQSTLDKIKANGVIVVGHRESSVPFSYYDNQQKVVGYSQDYSNAIVEAVKKQLNKPDLQVKLIPITSQNRIPLLQNGTFDFECGSTTNNVERQKQAAFSDTIFVVGTRLLVKKGGPIKDFPDLKGKTVVVTSGTTSEILLNKLNDEQKMGMRIISAKDHGDSFRTLESGRAVAFMMDDALLAGERAKAKQPDNWEIVGKPQSQEAYGCMLRKDDPEFKKLMDTTIAQAQTSGEAAKWFDKWFKQPIPPKNLNMNFDLSDEMKALFKEPNDKALN